One Azospirillaceae bacterium DNA segment encodes these proteins:
- a CDS encoding 3-phenylpropionate MFS transporter, with translation MARHLSILFFVLYSVVAVQLPFWPVWLAAQGLDAAWVGLVASIAFWTKPFADVTAGVVVDRTGSRRRAMLVLAAVALAGAGCFLVSRELAVLVVASVLWTGAFGALGPLADNVALLTARARGLDYGRMRVWGSVGFVATTLAGGRLLEGRDADIILYALMAGLAAAWVACLPLADAPPTDTASANPPAARRISPRPLLRHPVFLLFLATAIVLQPSHAVLYGFGTLHWRDLGLSGDVIGLLWVEGVLGEIVLFAFGRRLVERVGAPRLLLLAAVAGLVRWTVLAWADNLPAIVAVQALHGLTFGASHLGAMRFLAEAVPITHSATAQTLYSGLALGIGFGVLLALSGPLYEMAGGHAYLAMTALCAVAVVGAVLLARRWRPGETLVLADERG, from the coding sequence ATGGCGCGGCACCTCTCCATCCTCTTTTTCGTGCTGTATTCGGTTGTCGCCGTGCAGCTTCCGTTTTGGCCGGTCTGGCTGGCGGCGCAGGGGCTGGACGCGGCATGGGTGGGACTGGTCGCCTCCATCGCGTTCTGGACCAAACCCTTCGCCGATGTGACGGCCGGCGTGGTTGTGGACCGTACGGGCTCCCGGCGGCGCGCCATGCTGGTGCTGGCTGCCGTGGCGTTGGCCGGGGCCGGTTGTTTCCTGGTCTCGCGTGAACTGGCCGTGCTGGTCGTCGCCTCGGTGCTGTGGACCGGGGCGTTCGGGGCGCTGGGACCGCTCGCCGACAATGTTGCGCTCCTGACGGCGCGGGCCCGGGGACTGGATTACGGGCGGATGCGGGTCTGGGGATCCGTCGGTTTCGTGGCGACGACGCTGGCAGGCGGGCGGCTTCTGGAGGGCCGGGACGCGGACATCATCCTGTACGCGCTGATGGCCGGCCTCGCCGCCGCATGGGTCGCCTGTCTGCCGTTGGCGGACGCACCGCCGACGGATACGGCATCGGCCAACCCGCCGGCGGCGCGGCGGATCTCCCCCCGGCCGCTGCTGCGCCATCCGGTGTTCTTGCTGTTCCTGGCGACGGCCATCGTTCTCCAGCCGAGTCACGCCGTGCTTTACGGGTTCGGGACCCTGCATTGGCGCGACCTCGGCCTTTCGGGCGACGTCATCGGCCTGTTATGGGTGGAAGGGGTGTTGGGCGAAATCGTCCTGTTCGCGTTCGGCCGGCGCCTGGTCGAGCGGGTGGGGGCCCCGCGCCTGTTGCTGCTGGCGGCGGTGGCGGGGCTTGTGCGTTGGACGGTGCTGGCCTGGGCCGACAACCTGCCGGCCATCGTCGCGGTCCAGGCGCTGCACGGGTTGACGTTCGGCGCTTCGCACCTGGGGGCCATGCGGTTCCTCGCGGAGGCCGTGCCGATCACCCACTCCGCCACCGCGCAGACCCTCTACTCGGGACTCGCCTTGGGTATCGGCTTCGGCGTGCTGCTGGCCCTCTCCGGTCCGTTGTACGAGATGGCGGGCGGGCACGCCTATCTGGCCATGACGGCACTTTGCGCTGTGGCGGTGGTCGGCGCAGTTCTGCTGGCACGGCGCTGGCGCCCCGGCGAGACCCTGGTCCTTGCCGACGAGCGGGGATAG
- the mreD gene encoding rod shape-determining protein MreD translates to MHGTLQRLDRAGRTIAPGAVTVMLIVLGMVPTHLPGYERIAPHVGLAAVYYWAINRPDLLPPWMAFAFGLFQDLLSGTPLGQSAMAYSLTYWGVDAQRRHLSKGNFLVDWLGFALAALVTGAVAWLAACATALTPVHPAPALFQALLSCALFPAVAWLCLKMHRAFLVAA, encoded by the coding sequence ATGCACGGCACCCTTCAACGTCTCGACCGTGCAGGGCGCACCATTGCGCCCGGAGCGGTGACGGTCATGCTGATCGTGCTTGGCATGGTGCCCACCCATCTGCCGGGTTATGAGCGGATCGCACCCCATGTGGGGCTCGCCGCGGTCTATTACTGGGCGATCAACCGTCCGGACCTGCTCCCCCCCTGGATGGCGTTCGCATTCGGGTTGTTCCAGGATCTGCTGTCGGGCACACCCCTGGGCCAGTCGGCCATGGCCTACTCGCTCACGTATTGGGGGGTCGATGCCCAGCGGCGGCATTTGTCCAAGGGCAACTTCCTGGTGGATTGGCTGGGGTTCGCGTTGGCGGCGCTGGTGACCGGGGCCGTTGCATGGCTGGCCGCATGCGCGACCGCGCTGACCCCCGTCCACCCTGCGCCCGCGCTGTTCCAGGCGTTGCTGTCCTGCGCGCTGTTCCCGGCGGTCGCGTGGCTGTGTCTGAAAATGCACCGGGCCTTTCTCGTGGCGGCCTGA
- the mrdA gene encoding penicillin-binding protein 2, with product MDSRDQDRYRLFTRRALVLGGMKLGILGGLAARLYYLQVVESEHYTMLAEDNRIALRLIAPSRGLITDSVGEPLAVNDQNFRVVITAEQAKDAPRVLRTLADLIGLSEAEIARVLRDIRRRRRFVPVNVKENLTWEQVAAVEVNAPELPGVSIDVGEVRRYPLGPATAHVLGYVGAVAESELTGDPVLALPGFKIGKGGVERLHDLALRGTAGTSHLEVNAVGRVIRELRREEGRSGREIRLTLDAGLQRFTQERLAQETSAAAVVMDVHTGGIYAFCSSPSFDPNDFTGGISAERWLELTTDPTKPMVNKVSGGEFAPGSTFKMIVGLAALEAGLIHPRATIGCPGHMVLGEHRFHCWKKGGHGALDMIGAIRESCDVYFYELARRMGVDRIHEMSLRFGLGQKTEIDLPGEKPGLIPSRQWKLGRFGVPWQGGESLVASIGQGYVLATPLQLAVMTARLVNGGFAVKPHLTKQIQDGPSEQTSWPSVGVQRQHLDLMVQAMNAVVLDPRGTAHKARAMERGMEFGGKTGTSQVRRITMAERERGVRKNEELPWRERDHALFVGYGPVQAPRYAVSVLVEHGGGGSTVAAPIARDILIEAQKRNSAHGAPAAPSPSAEAGPVRRG from the coding sequence ATGGATTCCCGCGATCAGGACAGGTATCGGCTTTTCACCCGGCGCGCCCTGGTCCTGGGTGGAATGAAGCTGGGCATCCTCGGGGGCTTGGCTGCGCGCCTCTACTACCTCCAGGTGGTCGAGTCCGAGCATTACACCATGCTGGCCGAGGACAACCGCATCGCCCTGCGGTTGATCGCCCCCAGCCGCGGTTTGATCACCGACTCCGTGGGCGAGCCCCTGGCGGTCAACGACCAGAACTTCCGGGTCGTCATCACAGCCGAGCAGGCGAAGGACGCGCCGCGCGTGCTGCGCACCCTGGCGGACCTGATCGGCCTGTCGGAGGCCGAGATCGCGCGCGTGTTGCGCGATATCCGCCGCCGCCGCCGGTTCGTGCCGGTCAACGTGAAGGAAAATCTGACCTGGGAGCAGGTGGCTGCGGTCGAGGTGAACGCGCCGGAACTCCCAGGCGTGTCCATCGACGTCGGCGAAGTCCGCCGCTATCCGCTGGGTCCGGCGACGGCCCATGTGCTCGGCTATGTCGGGGCGGTGGCGGAGTCCGAGTTGACGGGCGACCCGGTGCTGGCGCTGCCGGGGTTCAAGATCGGCAAGGGGGGCGTGGAACGGCTGCATGACCTGGCTCTGCGTGGTACCGCCGGGACCAGCCACCTCGAAGTGAACGCGGTCGGCCGGGTGATCCGCGAGCTGCGGCGGGAGGAGGGGCGCAGCGGCCGGGAAATTCGGCTGACGTTGGACGCCGGCCTTCAGCGTTTCACCCAGGAGCGGTTGGCGCAGGAGACCAGTGCCGCCGCCGTGGTCATGGACGTGCACACCGGCGGCATCTACGCGTTCTGCTCCAGTCCCAGTTTCGATCCGAACGATTTCACGGGCGGCATCAGTGCCGAACGCTGGCTGGAGCTGACCACCGACCCGACCAAACCGATGGTCAACAAGGTGAGCGGCGGCGAATTCGCTCCCGGCTCCACCTTCAAGATGATCGTGGGGCTGGCCGCGCTGGAGGCCGGCCTGATCCATCCCCGGGCCACCATCGGCTGCCCCGGGCACATGGTTCTTGGCGAGCACCGCTTCCATTGCTGGAAGAAGGGCGGGCACGGCGCCTTGGACATGATCGGGGCCATTCGCGAGTCCTGCGACGTCTATTTCTACGAGTTGGCGCGGCGCATGGGGGTGGACCGGATCCACGAGATGTCGCTGCGCTTCGGCCTTGGCCAGAAGACGGAGATCGACCTGCCGGGGGAAAAGCCGGGCCTGATTCCCAGCCGCCAGTGGAAGCTCGGCCGGTTCGGCGTCCCGTGGCAGGGCGGCGAGAGCCTGGTGGCTTCCATCGGCCAGGGTTATGTCCTGGCGACGCCGTTGCAGTTGGCGGTGATGACGGCCCGGCTGGTGAATGGCGGATTCGCCGTCAAGCCGCACCTGACCAAGCAGATCCAGGACGGCCCGTCCGAGCAGACCAGCTGGCCGTCCGTGGGGGTGCAGCGCCAGCACCTGGACCTGATGGTGCAGGCGATGAACGCGGTGGTGCTGGACCCGCGCGGCACCGCCCACAAGGCCCGCGCCATGGAGCGGGGAATGGAGTTCGGCGGCAAGACCGGCACCAGCCAAGTCCGCCGCATCACCATGGCCGAGCGCGAGCGCGGTGTGCGCAAGAACGAGGAATTGCCCTGGCGCGAGCGCGACCATGCGCTGTTCGTCGGCTACGGGCCTGTCCAGGCTCCGCGCTACGCCGTTTCGGTGCTCGTGGAGCACGGGGGCGGCGGTTCCACCGTCGCGGCGCCAATCGCCCGCGACATCCTGATCGAGGCGCAGAAGCGCAACTCGGCCCACGGCGCCCCCGCCGCGCCGTCGCCTTCGGCCGAGGCCGGACCGGTCCGCCGGGGATGA
- a CDS encoding rod shape-determining protein, with translation MMSRLLGWLSADMAIDLGTANTLVYVKGRGIVLNEPSVVAIANVRGKKQVLAVGDEAKLMLGRTPGNIQAIRPLRDGVIADFDVAEEMIKHFIRKVHNRRSFANPQVIICVPSGSTAVERRAIQESAETAGARRVFLIEEPMAAAIGAGLPVTEPTGSMVVDIGGGTTEVAVISLGGIVYARSVRVGGDKMDEAIIGYIRRTHNLLVGESSAERIKKEIGSACPPDDGEGRTMEIKGRDLMNGVPKEIVISERQIAESLAEPVSAIIEAVKVALEHTAPELAADIVDKGIVLTGGGSLLANLDFVLRHATGLPVSVADDALSCVALGSGRALEEMKTLRNVLITTY, from the coding sequence ATGATGTCCAGACTCCTTGGTTGGCTGTCGGCCGATATGGCGATCGACCTCGGCACGGCGAATACGCTCGTCTATGTGAAGGGCCGCGGCATCGTCCTGAACGAGCCGTCCGTGGTCGCAATCGCCAATGTGCGGGGCAAGAAGCAGGTCCTGGCCGTCGGCGACGAGGCCAAGCTGATGCTTGGCCGTACCCCCGGCAACATCCAGGCGATTCGCCCGTTGCGCGACGGGGTCATCGCCGACTTCGATGTCGCCGAGGAAATGATCAAGCACTTCATTCGCAAGGTGCACAACCGGCGGAGCTTCGCAAACCCGCAGGTGATCATTTGCGTGCCGTCGGGATCCACGGCCGTCGAGCGCCGCGCCATCCAGGAGTCGGCCGAAACGGCGGGCGCCCGGCGGGTCTTCCTGATCGAGGAACCGATGGCTGCCGCCATCGGTGCGGGCCTGCCCGTGACCGAGCCGACCGGCAGCATGGTCGTGGACATTGGTGGCGGCACGACGGAGGTCGCCGTCATTTCGCTGGGCGGTATCGTCTACGCCCGGTCGGTCCGCGTGGGCGGCGACAAGATGGACGAAGCCATCATCGGGTACATCCGCCGCACGCATAACCTCCTGGTCGGCGAAAGCTCGGCCGAGCGGATCAAAAAGGAGATCGGCTCCGCCTGCCCGCCGGACGACGGCGAGGGCCGGACCATGGAGATCAAGGGCCGCGACCTGATGAACGGCGTGCCCAAGGAGATCGTGATCAGCGAGCGCCAGATCGCCGAAAGCCTGGCCGAGCCTGTCAGCGCCATCATCGAGGCGGTCAAGGTCGCGCTTGAGCATACCGCACCGGAACTGGCCGCCGACATCGTCGACAAGGGCATCGTGCTCACCGGCGGCGGCTCCCTGCTGGCGAACCTGGATTTCGTTCTGCGGCACGCCACCGGGCTTCCGGTGTCGGTCGCCGACGATGCGCTGTCGTGCGTCGCTCTCGGAAGTGGTCGTGCGTTGGAGGAGATGAAGACGCTTCGGAACGTCTTGATCACCACCTACTGA
- the ilvC gene encoding ketol-acid reductoisomerase — translation MRVYYDRDADVNLVKGKRIAIVGFGSQGHAHALNLRDSGVKEVAVALRPGSASAQKAEAQGFQVMSPADAAKWADIVMVLTPDELQADLYRDHLGPNMKQGAALAFAHGLNVHFKLIEPRADLDVFMIAPKGPGHTVRGEYQKGGGVPCLVAVHQNPSGNALEVALSYACAVGGGRSGIIETTFKEECETDLFGEQAVLCGGLTALIMAGFETLTEAGYAPEMAYFECLHEVKLIVDLMYEGGIANMRYSISNTAEYGDYITGPRIITPETKAEMKRVLEDIQSGRFVRDWVLENKAGQPSFKATRRRAAEHPIEQVGERLRGMMPWIAKNKLVDKAKN, via the coding sequence ATGCGCGTCTATTACGATCGTGATGCCGACGTGAACCTGGTGAAGGGCAAGCGGATTGCCATCGTCGGATTCGGTAGCCAGGGCCACGCCCATGCGCTCAACCTGCGCGACAGCGGCGTCAAGGAGGTCGCGGTGGCCCTGCGGCCCGGCTCGGCCAGCGCGCAGAAGGCGGAAGCGCAGGGCTTCCAGGTGATGTCCCCGGCCGATGCGGCGAAGTGGGCGGACATCGTCATGGTCCTGACCCCGGACGAGCTGCAGGCCGACCTCTACCGCGACCATCTGGGCCCGAACATGAAGCAGGGCGCGGCCCTCGCCTTCGCCCACGGCCTGAACGTGCACTTCAAGCTGATCGAGCCGCGGGCCGACCTCGACGTGTTCATGATCGCGCCGAAGGGACCGGGCCATACCGTGCGCGGCGAGTACCAGAAGGGCGGCGGCGTGCCGTGCCTGGTGGCGGTGCACCAGAACCCGTCGGGCAACGCCCTTGAAGTGGCGCTGTCCTATGCCTGTGCGGTCGGCGGCGGTCGGTCGGGCATCATCGAGACGACCTTCAAGGAAGAGTGCGAGACCGACCTGTTCGGCGAGCAGGCCGTGCTCTGCGGTGGCCTGACCGCCCTGATCATGGCCGGGTTCGAGACCCTGACCGAGGCCGGCTATGCGCCCGAAATGGCGTATTTCGAGTGCCTGCACGAGGTGAAGCTGATCGTCGACCTCATGTACGAGGGCGGCATCGCCAACATGCGCTACTCGATCTCCAACACCGCCGAATACGGCGACTACATCACCGGCCCGCGCATCATCACGCCCGAGACCAAGGCCGAGATGAAGCGGGTGCTCGAAGACATCCAGTCCGGCCGCTTCGTGCGCGACTGGGTGTTGGAGAACAAGGCCGGCCAGCCGAGCTTCAAGGCCACGCGGCGCCGTGCGGCCGAGCACCCGATCGAACAGGTCGGCGAGCGCCTGCGCGGCATGATGCCCTGGATCGCCAAGAACAAGCTGGTCGACAAGGCGAAGAACTGA
- the mreC gene encoding rod shape-determining protein MreC, with translation MPLKPRNNAAVIRIATPVKALVHRFLFVLLVTASALLIMVARVDPVVVDQIRTRVTDAFAPILGAFAAPAATVARGMEALEQAWNVYEENQRLREQNAQLLPWQQAALRLEAENRSLRSLLNVRTDPSINFITARVVAEPGGAFVRTMLVMAGRRDGVKPGQAVISGLGLVGRVVGVGEWSSRILLITDLNARVPVMLERAQIRAILGGDNTDMPRLVHLSSDVHVSVGDRVVTSGTGGLFPPGLPVGVVSSVNERAVRVRPLAELGPLEHVKILDFGFTAEPPEPKR, from the coding sequence GTGCCACTGAAGCCGCGCAACAATGCCGCCGTCATTCGCATTGCCACACCGGTCAAGGCGCTGGTTCACCGCTTCCTGTTCGTCCTTCTGGTCACGGCTTCGGCCCTCCTGATCATGGTCGCGCGGGTCGATCCGGTCGTCGTCGATCAGATCCGTACCCGGGTGACCGACGCCTTCGCACCCATCCTGGGCGCCTTCGCGGCTCCGGCTGCCACCGTTGCACGTGGGATGGAGGCGTTGGAGCAGGCCTGGAATGTGTACGAGGAGAACCAGCGGCTACGCGAGCAGAACGCCCAACTTCTCCCCTGGCAGCAGGCGGCGTTGCGCCTTGAGGCCGAAAACCGCAGCCTGCGGTCGCTCCTGAACGTCCGTACCGATCCGTCGATCAACTTCATCACGGCACGCGTCGTGGCCGAACCCGGCGGGGCGTTCGTGCGCACCATGCTGGTCATGGCCGGCCGCCGGGACGGCGTGAAGCCCGGGCAGGCGGTGATTTCCGGCTTGGGCTTGGTCGGACGCGTGGTCGGGGTGGGCGAGTGGTCGTCCCGCATCCTGCTGATCACCGACCTCAACGCGCGCGTGCCGGTGATGCTGGAAAGGGCGCAGATCCGCGCCATCCTGGGGGGCGACAACACCGATATGCCGCGTCTCGTGCACCTGTCGTCGGATGTGCATGTGAGCGTGGGCGACCGCGTCGTCACCTCCGGCACCGGCGGCCTGTTCCCGCCCGGCCTTCCGGTCGGCGTGGTGTCGTCGGTCAACGAGCGTGCCGTCCGCGTGCGCCCGCTGGCGGAACTCGGGCCGCTGGAGCACGTGAAGATCCTGGATTTCGGCTTCACCGCCGAGCCGCCCGAACCGAAACGCTGA
- a CDS encoding sigma-70 family RNA polymerase sigma factor encodes MEATNKTIMKRDPDTLAQLEKEIPSLRRFARALVGDAVRADDLVQDALERALTRLDTFQPGTNMRAWLFTILRNAFINDLRRARLTPTSPDTIEGMMAPAPASQDHGIALGDLRRALDRLSPEMREVVLLIGLEGLSYEEAAEILKVKVGTVKSRLSRGREALRKLLDGEVHMGGVGRERPKLAASAEPLATLILQFRRDETRKGLPGPAPKQDILRRRIAI; translated from the coding sequence ATGGAAGCCACGAACAAAACCATCATGAAGCGGGATCCCGATACCCTCGCACAGTTGGAAAAGGAAATTCCCAGCCTGCGTCGGTTCGCCCGCGCGCTCGTCGGCGATGCGGTTCGGGCGGATGATCTCGTGCAGGACGCCCTGGAACGGGCCTTGACCCGCCTGGATACCTTCCAGCCCGGGACCAACATGCGGGCTTGGCTTTTCACAATTCTTCGAAACGCCTTCATCAACGACCTGCGCCGCGCCCGGTTGACCCCCACATCCCCGGATACGATCGAGGGGATGATGGCACCGGCGCCGGCCAGCCAGGACCACGGGATTGCGCTGGGCGACCTGCGCCGTGCGCTCGACCGCCTGTCCCCCGAAATGCGCGAGGTCGTCCTGCTGATCGGCCTGGAAGGGCTCAGCTACGAGGAAGCAGCCGAGATCCTCAAGGTCAAGGTGGGCACGGTGAAGTCGCGCCTGTCCCGTGGCCGCGAAGCTTTGCGCAAGCTTCTGGACGGTGAGGTCCACATGGGCGGCGTGGGGCGCGAGCGGCCGAAACTGGCGGCCAGCGCCGAACCCCTGGCCACGCTCATCCTGCAGTTCCGCCGCGACGAAACCCGCAAGGGCCTTCCGGGCCCCGCGCCGAAGCAGGACATCCTGCGGCGACGCATCGCCATCTAG
- a CDS encoding 2-isopropylmalate synthase, translating into MATTRDADRVIIFDTTLRDGEQSPGCSMNLEEKLKIALLLEEMGVDVIEAGFPIASPGDFEAVNEIARRVKRSVVAGLSRAARGDIERCAEAIAPAERKRIHTFISTSPLHMKYKLQMEPEKVLELIQSSVTLARNLCDDVEWSAEDGSRTEPDFLCRAVEAAIRCGATTINIPDTVGYAVPDEYAGIFRMLRERVPGADKVVFSVHCHNDLGLAVANSLAGVAAGARQIECTINGIGERAGNTALEEIVMALRVRQDRMPFTTGIKTETITRASRTLSATIGFPVQPNKAIVGANAFAHESGIHQDGMLKHAGTYEIMTPESVGLHKTTLVLGKHSGRHAFKSKLKDLGYELGENALNDAFQRFKALADRKKEVFDDDLVALVDDEIGHAHDRIRLVSLAVMAGSRGPQSATLELEADGQLRQVSMLGNGPVDAVFNAIKALVPHEAVLQLYEVHAVTEGTDAQAEVTVRLAEMGKTVNGQGADADTLVASAKAYLHALNKLMVKRQKTAPTALSA; encoded by the coding sequence ATGGCCACCACCCGCGACGCCGACCGCGTCATCATTTTCGACACCACGTTGCGCGATGGCGAGCAGTCGCCCGGCTGCTCGATGAACCTGGAGGAGAAGCTGAAGATCGCGCTCCTGCTCGAGGAAATGGGCGTGGACGTGATCGAGGCGGGGTTCCCCATCGCCTCGCCAGGCGATTTCGAGGCGGTCAACGAGATCGCCCGTCGCGTGAAGCGGTCGGTGGTGGCCGGACTGTCGCGCGCCGCCCGCGGCGACATCGAACGCTGCGCCGAGGCGATCGCCCCTGCCGAGCGCAAGCGCATCCACACCTTCATCTCCACCAGCCCACTGCACATGAAATACAAGCTGCAGATGGAGCCGGAGAAGGTGCTGGAACTGATCCAGAGCAGCGTGACGCTGGCCCGCAACCTCTGCGACGATGTCGAATGGAGTGCCGAAGACGGCAGCCGGACCGAGCCCGATTTCCTGTGCCGGGCAGTGGAGGCGGCGATCCGTTGCGGCGCCACCACCATCAACATCCCCGACACGGTGGGCTACGCCGTGCCCGACGAGTACGCCGGCATCTTCCGGATGCTGCGCGAGCGCGTGCCCGGGGCGGACAAGGTCGTCTTTTCCGTCCACTGCCACAACGATCTGGGCCTGGCGGTGGCCAATTCCCTGGCCGGGGTGGCCGCCGGCGCGCGCCAGATCGAATGCACCATCAACGGCATCGGCGAGCGCGCGGGCAACACCGCGCTCGAGGAGATCGTCATGGCGCTGCGTGTCCGCCAGGACCGCATGCCGTTCACGACGGGCATCAAGACCGAGACGATCACCCGTGCCTCGCGGACCCTGTCGGCGACCATCGGGTTCCCGGTGCAACCCAACAAGGCCATCGTCGGGGCCAACGCCTTCGCCCATGAATCGGGCATCCACCAGGATGGCATGCTGAAGCACGCCGGCACGTACGAGATCATGACGCCGGAGTCCGTGGGCCTGCACAAGACAACCCTGGTACTGGGCAAGCACTCCGGTCGCCACGCCTTCAAGTCCAAGCTGAAGGATCTCGGCTACGAGTTGGGCGAGAACGCGCTGAATGATGCGTTCCAGCGGTTCAAGGCACTGGCCGACCGCAAGAAGGAGGTCTTCGACGACGATCTGGTCGCGCTGGTGGACGACGAGATCGGACACGCGCACGACCGCATCCGCCTCGTGTCGCTCGCGGTCATGGCCGGATCCCGCGGGCCGCAGTCCGCCACCCTGGAACTGGAGGCCGACGGCCAACTCCGGCAGGTGAGCATGCTGGGCAACGGGCCGGTGGACGCCGTCTTCAACGCCATCAAGGCGCTGGTCCCCCATGAGGCCGTGCTCCAGCTCTACGAGGTGCACGCGGTCACGGAGGGCACCGACGCCCAGGCCGAGGTGACCGTGCGGCTGGCGGAAATGGGCAAGACCGTGAACGGGCAGGGTGCGGACGCCGATACGCTGGTCGCCAGCGCCAAGGCCTATCTGCACGCGCTCAACAAACTTATGGTGAAACGTCAGAAGACCGCACCCACCGCGCTTTCCGCGTGA